One genomic window of Micropterus dolomieu isolate WLL.071019.BEF.003 ecotype Adirondacks linkage group LG06, ASM2129224v1, whole genome shotgun sequence includes the following:
- the vps4b gene encoding vacuolar protein sorting-associated protein 4B isoform X1, whose translation MEPTNLQKAIAIAQKASEEDQAENYEEAIRSYQHAVKYFLHIVKREPQGKDGNQKIREKCKQYLDRVEELQDYLVNKEKAIDLASKAAQEDKAQNYEEALRLYQAAVQYFLHVVKYETQGDKARQSIRAKCAEYLDRAEKLKEYLKKKDKAPPAKPVKESQSDDKGNESDEGDDPEKKKFQNQLSGAIVMEKPNIKWNDVAGLEGAKEALKEAVILPIKFPHLFTGKRTPWRGILLFGPPGTGKSYLAKAVATEANNSTFFSISSSDLVSKWLGESEKLVKNLFSLAREHKPSIIFIDEIDSLCGSRSENESEAARRIKTEFLVQMQGVGNDNEGVLVLGATNIPWTLDSAIRRRFEKRIYIPLPEEHARGFMFKLNLGSTPNSLSESDFVTLGKKTDGYSGADISVIVRDALMQPVRKVQSATHFKQVRGPSRTDPNHVVDDLLTPCSPGDPNAIEMTWMEVPGEKLLEPIVSMSDMMRSLANTKPTVNEQDLDKLKKFTEDFGQEG comes from the exons ATGGAGCCAACAAATCTACAG AAAGCTATTGCCATAGCACAGAAGGCCTCAGAAGAAGACCAGGCCGAGAACTATGAGGAGGCCATCCGCTCCTACCAACATGCTGTCAAATACTTTCTGCACATTGTAAAAC GTGAACCCCAGGGTAAAGATGGCAACCAGAAGATCAGagaaaaatgtaaacagtaCCTGGACAGAGTGGAAGAACTACAAGACTACCTAGTGAATAAAGAG AAAGCCATTGATCTTGCCAGCAAGGCGGCTCAGGAGGATAAAGCTCAGAACTACGAGGAGGCTCTGCGTCTGTACCAAGCTGCTGTTCAGTACTTCCTCCATGTGGTGAAAT ATGAAACCCAGGGTGACAAAGCTAGACAGAGCATCCGGGCAAAATGTGCAGAGTACTTGGACAGAGCAGAGAAGCTGAAGGAGTATCtaaagaagaaagacaaagcTCCTCCCGCCAAGCCTGTCAAAGAGTCACAGTCTGATGACAAGGG GAATGAAAGCGATGAAGGTGATGATCCAGAGAAAAAGAAGTTCCAAAATCAACTCTCAG GTGCAATTGTTATGGAGAAACCTAACATCAAATGGAATGATGTTGCCGGTTTAGAGGGAGCCAAGGAGGCACTGAAAGAAGCTGTTATTCTTCCCATCAAATTCCCCCACCTTTTCACCG GAAAGAGAACTCCATGGCGAGGGATCTTGCTCTTTGGACCTCCAGGTACAGGAAAGTCATATCTGGCTAAAGCTGTTGCCACAGAGGCAAACAACTCAACCTTCTTCTCCATCTCCTCGTCTGACCTTGTCTCCAAATGGCTGGGAGAGAGTGAAAA GTTGGTGAAGAATCTTTTTAGCCTTGCAAGGGAGCACAAGCCTTCCATCATCTTCATTGACGAAATCGACTCTCTGTGTGGCTCAAGAAGTGAGAATGAGAGTGAAGCTGCTCGCCGTATTAAGACAGAGTTCCTGGTTCAGATGCAGG GTGTGGGAAATGACAACGAGGGAGTGCTGGTACTTGGGGCAACAAATATCCCATGGACCCTAGATTCAGCCATCAGGAGAAG ATTTGAGAAGAGGATCTACATCCCGCTGCCCGAAGAGCACGCTCGCGGCTTCATGTTCAAGCTCAACCTGGGCTCGACCCCCAACAGCCTCAGCGAGTCTGACTTTGTCACTCTGGGCAAGAAGACAGATGGGTACTCGGGCGCAGATATCAGTGTCATTGTCAGGGACGCTCTAATGCAGCCTGTTCGAAAGGTCCAGTCAGCAACCCACTTCAAACAG gtaCGAGGTCCATCAAGAACTGACCCCAACCATGTTGTAGATGACCTCTTGACTCCTTGCTCACCTGGCGATCCCAACGCGATTGAAATGACATGGATGGAGGTCCCTGGGGAGAAGCTATTGGAACCTATAGTATCCATG tcAGACATGATGAGGTCTCTGGCTAACACAAAGCCAACAGTCAATGAACAAGATCTGGACAAACTTAAAAAATTCACAGAGGACTTTGGGCAGGAAGGCTAG
- the vps4b gene encoding vacuolar protein sorting-associated protein 4B isoform X2 has product MATNSNLQKAIDLASKAAQEDKAQNYEEALRLYQAAVQYFLHVVKYETQGDKARQSIRAKCAEYLDRAEKLKEYLKKKDKAPPAKPVKESQSDDKGNESDEGDDPEKKKFQNQLSGAIVMEKPNIKWNDVAGLEGAKEALKEAVILPIKFPHLFTGKRTPWRGILLFGPPGTGKSYLAKAVATEANNSTFFSISSSDLVSKWLGESEKLVKNLFSLAREHKPSIIFIDEIDSLCGSRSENESEAARRIKTEFLVQMQGVGNDNEGVLVLGATNIPWTLDSAIRRRFEKRIYIPLPEEHARGFMFKLNLGSTPNSLSESDFVTLGKKTDGYSGADISVIVRDALMQPVRKVQSATHFKQVRGPSRTDPNHVVDDLLTPCSPGDPNAIEMTWMEVPGEKLLEPIVSMSDMMRSLANTKPTVNEQDLDKLKKFTEDFGQEG; this is encoded by the exons ATGGCTACCAACAGTAATTTACAG AAAGCCATTGATCTTGCCAGCAAGGCGGCTCAGGAGGATAAAGCTCAGAACTACGAGGAGGCTCTGCGTCTGTACCAAGCTGCTGTTCAGTACTTCCTCCATGTGGTGAAAT ATGAAACCCAGGGTGACAAAGCTAGACAGAGCATCCGGGCAAAATGTGCAGAGTACTTGGACAGAGCAGAGAAGCTGAAGGAGTATCtaaagaagaaagacaaagcTCCTCCCGCCAAGCCTGTCAAAGAGTCACAGTCTGATGACAAGGG GAATGAAAGCGATGAAGGTGATGATCCAGAGAAAAAGAAGTTCCAAAATCAACTCTCAG GTGCAATTGTTATGGAGAAACCTAACATCAAATGGAATGATGTTGCCGGTTTAGAGGGAGCCAAGGAGGCACTGAAAGAAGCTGTTATTCTTCCCATCAAATTCCCCCACCTTTTCACCG GAAAGAGAACTCCATGGCGAGGGATCTTGCTCTTTGGACCTCCAGGTACAGGAAAGTCATATCTGGCTAAAGCTGTTGCCACAGAGGCAAACAACTCAACCTTCTTCTCCATCTCCTCGTCTGACCTTGTCTCCAAATGGCTGGGAGAGAGTGAAAA GTTGGTGAAGAATCTTTTTAGCCTTGCAAGGGAGCACAAGCCTTCCATCATCTTCATTGACGAAATCGACTCTCTGTGTGGCTCAAGAAGTGAGAATGAGAGTGAAGCTGCTCGCCGTATTAAGACAGAGTTCCTGGTTCAGATGCAGG GTGTGGGAAATGACAACGAGGGAGTGCTGGTACTTGGGGCAACAAATATCCCATGGACCCTAGATTCAGCCATCAGGAGAAG ATTTGAGAAGAGGATCTACATCCCGCTGCCCGAAGAGCACGCTCGCGGCTTCATGTTCAAGCTCAACCTGGGCTCGACCCCCAACAGCCTCAGCGAGTCTGACTTTGTCACTCTGGGCAAGAAGACAGATGGGTACTCGGGCGCAGATATCAGTGTCATTGTCAGGGACGCTCTAATGCAGCCTGTTCGAAAGGTCCAGTCAGCAACCCACTTCAAACAG gtaCGAGGTCCATCAAGAACTGACCCCAACCATGTTGTAGATGACCTCTTGACTCCTTGCTCACCTGGCGATCCCAACGCGATTGAAATGACATGGATGGAGGTCCCTGGGGAGAAGCTATTGGAACCTATAGTATCCATG tcAGACATGATGAGGTCTCTGGCTAACACAAAGCCAACAGTCAATGAACAAGATCTGGACAAACTTAAAAAATTCACAGAGGACTTTGGGCAGGAAGGCTAG